In Alligator mississippiensis isolate rAllMis1 chromosome 9, rAllMis1, whole genome shotgun sequence, the genomic stretch tagCACCCCCTCGCGGGTACCCGGGGCACGGCCGGCACTTGAGGAACCTGCACCCGAGGAAACGGCTCCTCGCCGCGCGGGAAGTCCCTCGGCGGCTCCCGAAGGGGAAgtgtcccccccgcccccgctcaCCTCCTCGAAGGTCTGCAGCTCGTTCACCCAGAACTTGGCGCGCTCGAAACTGCTGCCGTCCGTGAGATCTGCCGGAGCCGAGAGTCGGACGCTGCCCGCCGCGGACCGGGGCCCGCCCGGCCGAGGAGCCCCcgcagggggggcggggagggcccgGCCGCCCCGGCCCCCTTACCGTAGCACACGATGGCCGCCCGGGCCCCGCGGTAGTAGATGCGGCTCATGGCCTCGTAGCGCTCGGAGCCCGCCGTGTCCTGCGGGCGGGggcagggtcagggtcagggtcggGGCCAGGGTCAGCTccgcgcccccgcccccccggccgGCCCCACTCACCCAGATGCCCAGCGTCACGGCCCGGTCCCCCACGGCGATGACCTTGGCCACGAAGGCGGCGCCGATGGTCTgcaagaggagggagagggagagggagggggaggggaagcaccggggtcgggggggcgggggcgcgggCCGGCACTCACGTTCTGGTAGGGCCCCACGAGGAAGCGCTGGTGAACGTAGCGCTCCACCAGGCTGGTCTTGCCCACGTACTCCTTGCCCAGCAGCACCACCTTGGCGTCCACGCGCGGGCCGCTCATGCTGCTGccgccgggccggggccgggccgggagcgggACCCGCTCAGCCGCGCCGCATGGCCCCGCCGGCTCGGCTCGGGCCAGGACTCCGGAAGCACGTGACGCCGAAgcggaagtggggcaggggcagggcggaAGCAGGCCGAGCGGGAGCGGAAGTGGTGCTCGGCCCTTCCGGTCACGAGGACTGGCGGCCCCGGAAGTTGCCGCAGGGACGCTGTCGTCGCATGGCGGGCGCTGCGCGGCCGGGGCGGGGGCGGACGCGGACGTGGGGTGCGGGAGCGGCGGGCCCGGCCTGAGGCGGCGCCATGGGCAAGCACTGCGCCAGCACGGGCGTGCTCAAGGGGCCCTGGGACCAAGTCTTCGCCGCCTTCTGGCAACGCTACCCGAACCCCTACAGgtgcggccgggccggggccggggcgggagcGCCGCTCCTTGGggcgctgggctgggccgggtcgGGTCGGGCCCCCCTCCCTgatgcccccccctgcccccgcagcaAGCACGTGCTGACCGAGGACATCGTGCACCGCGAGGTGACGCCGGACCAGAAGCTGCTCTCCCGGCGGCTCCTGACCAAGACCAACAGGATGCCGCGCTGGGCCGAGCGCTTCTTCCCCGCCAACGTGGCGCACTCGGTGTACATCCTGGAGGACTCCATCGTGGACCCCCAGAACCAGACCATGAC encodes the following:
- the RAB24 gene encoding ras-related protein Rab-24 isoform X1: MSGPRVDAKVVLLGKEYVGKTSLVERYVHQRFLVGPYQNTIGAAFVAKVIAVGDRAVTLGIWDTAGSERYEAMSRIYYRGARAAIVCYDLTDGSSFERAKFWVNELQTFEENCRIYLCGTKSDLLEEDRRRRGVDFHDVQDYADEIKAELFETSSKTGQSVDELFQKVAEDYVRFTAFQLMTEEKGGIDLSQKSSPYFYSCCHH